GACTGCCTGTTGCACATTGGTCAACTCCATCATCCTGGCCCCAAAGTGAGTCAAAGTCAGGCTGACATAGAAGGGTAGAATGGCCAAGACATCAATGATATTCATGAAGGAGAGAGCAAAATGGAGCTTGTTGGGAGATGAGATTAGCCGAAGGACATACTCGAGTGTGAACCAGCCAATGCAGGCAGTCTCAATGTTGTCCAGAGTGGGGTGTTCCACATGATTTCCCTCATCATCTAAAATCTGAAGCTCTGGGATAGTTCCCATGCACATGACCACTGATGAGATCAATATCAAAAGAAAGGACAGGATGGCCACAATCCGAGCTGGGCAAGAGGACTCTGGCTTTTCCATGAATTTCCAAATACACTTTTGGCACCTTTTCCAGCGATTTTCTGAGGCATCCACTCCCAAATCATCCAGGATCAACTGGACCCTGCGGGCGATTTCCTCTAGCTCTTCCCGCTTCTCACTCAGATGACTTTTACAACAGTCATCCAAGAACTTGAGGTCCACTTTCCAAAACTCCATTTCATTCTTGAAGCAAATGGGGCAGATCCCCTTTTTCATGTGAACCTCCCCAAAATAATAGACCTCGATAACACATTTGAAAGCATCAGGGTCCCGGTCAAAGTAAAATTCTCTCTTCCCTGGGTCATAATCATCACACAGAGAGAAAATGGTATCATAACCCCCTGCCAGACAGTTGATTAATTCAGCCAGCCGGGTTTCTGGATATTGGCTTAGCAAGTCTCCATACAAAACCTGCCTCACCCCTCCAACGTTGACCACGATCTCTATGTCTTCAGTGCTTTCTGACCCGTTACTGTCCAGCTCCAACAGGCTGGAATCCCCTGCCACATTCATCCTGCCGTCTCTGCTGCTCCCCTCTTCCATCCAACCCTCACCAGGCTGCCGTCTCTGAAAAGACCAATGAAGGCACAAGTCAGGGATCATATAGTGAAACTCTGAATGACTGCTCCGGAGTAGCAAAGGAAGGCTCCGGGCAGGCGTTTAGTCTGTCAAAGCGTGCGAGGTATGTAACAGGCTGCCGGGGAAGGACGAGGCGGCTGGTGGGGGGAGTggggggtgagggagggagaaagggagtcaAGAGGAAACTTGAGCCAGGAAAAACTACTTTTATTTGATTCAGATGGAAGAAAGCAGCAAAGGAAACTCACCTTCTGCGTGGGTGCTCCTGAAATTTAAGGTCCCgggcttttttcttctttaagtggTGTCTCTTCATGGACTCAGAAAAACTGCCCGGAGTCTTTTGCAGAAATTAACAGAAAGAGGTATCATCGGCAGGCTTCAGTGGGTCAGATGATCCAAACCCCCCTCACTGGGGGCTATCACCCCACTGGCCTCGAATGCAAGTCCAGAGCTGTCGGCTGGCGCTGCTTGGCtcgaggtcctcctgactttactCAGGGACTCCTATGGCACGGTTAAGTGTAAGTGCTCAGAGGGAGAACTTGTTCAGAGGGGTTTGTTTTTCCGATGCTGT
The DNA window shown above is from Sminthopsis crassicaudata isolate SCR6 chromosome 2, ASM4859323v1, whole genome shotgun sequence and carries:
- the KCNF1 gene encoding voltage-gated potassium channel regulatory subunit KCNF1 codes for the protein MEEGSSRDGRMNVAGDSSLLELDSNGSESTEDIEIVVNVGGVRQVLYGDLLSQYPETRLAELINCLAGGYDTIFSLCDDYDPGKREFYFDRDPDAFKCVIEVYYFGEVHMKKGICPICFKNEMEFWKVDLKFLDDCCKSHLSEKREELEEIARRVQLILDDLGVDASENRWKRCQKCIWKFMEKPESSCPARIVAILSFLLILISSVVMCMGTIPELQILDDEGNHVEHPTLDNIETACIGWFTLEYVLRLISSPNKLHFALSFMNIIDVLAILPFYVSLTLTHFGARMMELTNVQQAVQALRIMRIARIFKLARHSSGLQTLTYALKRSFKELGLLLMYLAVGIFVFSALGYTMEQSHPETLFKSIPQSFWWAIITMTTVGYGDIYPKTTLGKLNAAISFLCGVIAIALPIHPIINNFVRYYNKQRVLETAAKHELELMELNSSEGRPGGSRSDLDNLQPQQEGKEVPLWSSRLKVSHSDTFIPLLSDEKHYRTRLQSCK